Proteins encoded together in one Penaeus vannamei isolate JL-2024 chromosome 41, ASM4276789v1, whole genome shotgun sequence window:
- the Pex5 gene encoding peroxisomal targeting signal 1 receptor, with translation MALRNLVDAQCGEGNALVRLTQHVMRDKSLADEGLRWPQGRPPAQEGAFKVQYGPTLVGDQLVEEFMTETQQAATAAPQAFRMDSLLQEMREIESMRARAGPMRGPGIADLASEASNWAEEYLASETHVQDIGPVGDWTKEFLEQQHGLTSPDIITDNDTKWAHEYLNDSLLDEAASSEASKWLEEYNPQEDSELARTANELLGTVDDPKFSNTEFMKFIRKLGEGSKGEVSKDWTEEFLSANAGRTSAESWSTEFTKGQQQQQQQQPHDRWAEEFAQAQRLGTLDHVNVDSEKMSSEEREDFWQNLKEEWEKMAREDDLEEHPWLSEFNSSSLEPFKDYKFEEDNPLKDHPDPLTEGKKCLEAGDLPSAVLLFEAAAQQNPQNPETWLLLGAAHAENEQDPAAISALRRCVELDQNNSVAWMALATSYTNESYQTLACNALKEWIRTNPEYAQLVPKGDTSQRKSKLMTSTLAPRALIQEVQDLYLAAANQRPSENIDADVQCGLGVLFNLTGEYDKALDCFQAALSVRPKDAKLWNKIGATLANSERSEEAIEAYRNALEISPGFIRCRYNLGISCINLGAHREAMEHFLEALNMQAAGRGPGGEGSTRAVSDNIWSTLRVCLSSLGATHLMDAVSKRDLTRLNAEYNMGTSS, from the exons ATGGCCCTAAGGAATCTTGTGGACGCCCAGTGTGGGGAAGGTAATGCACTGGTCCGCCTCACGCAGCATGTCATGCGCGACAAGTCCCTGGCGGACGAGGGCCTCCGCTGGCCCCAGGGACGTCCTCCAGCTCAAG AAGGGGCCTTCAAAGTGCAGTACGGGCCGACCCTCGTGGGGGACCAGTTAGTTGAGGAGTTCATGACAGAAACACAGCAGGCAGCCACAGCAGCTCCCCAGGCCTTCAGGATGGACTCGTTACTTCAG GAAATGCGTGAGATTGAGAGCATGCGGGCCAGAGCAGGACCCATGAGGGGGCCGGGCATTGCTGACCTGGCATCGGAAGCAAGCAACTGGGCTGAAGAATACCTAGCCTCAGAAACACATgtccag GACATTGGCCCTGTAGGAGACTGGACCAAAGAATTCCTCGAGCAGCAGCACGGCCTCACATCCCCCGatataataacagataatgaCACCAAGTGGGCCCACGAGTACTTGAACGACAGTCTTCT AGATGAGGCAGCTAGCTCGGAGGCAAGCAAGTGGCTGGAGGAATATAACCCGCAGGAGGACTCTGAGCTCGCCAGGACAGCCAATGAACTTCTAGGGACAGTGGACGATCCCAAATTTTCTAACACtgag TTCATGAAATTCATCAGGAAGCTCGGGGAGGGGTCGAAGGGCGAGGTCTCCAAGGACTGGACGGAAGAGTTCCTCTCGGCCAACGCCGGCAGGACCTCAGCCGAGTCCTGGAGCACAGAATTCACCAAgggacagcaacagcagcaacagcagcagccacATGATCGCTGGGCCGAGGAGTTTGCTCAAGCGCAGAGATTAG GGACCCTAGATCATGTGAACGTGGACAGCGAGAAGATGAGCAGCGAGGAGCGGGAGGATTTCTGGCAGAAcctgaaggaggagtgggagaagatgGCCCGTGAGGATGACTTGGAGGAACACCCTTGGCTCTCGGAATTCAATTCATCCTCACTTGAACCTTTTAAG GATTACAAATTTGAGGAGGACAACCCCCTGAAGGACCACCCAGACCCTTTGACAGAGGGCAAAAAGTGCCTGGAGGCGGGAGACCTTCCCTCAGCTGTGCTCCTCTTTGAGGCTGCCGCACAGCAGAATCCACAGAATCCTGAAACATGGCTGCTGCTTGGGGCTGCCCATGCTGAGAATGAGCAGGACCCTGCTGCAATATCAGCACTCAGGAG ATGTGTAGAACTTGACCAAAATAACAGTGTGGCTTGGATGGCTTTAGCGACATCGTATACTAATGAGTCTTACCAGACACTGGCTTGTAATGCACTCAAG GAGTGGATCCGCACCAATCCTGAGTATGCCCAGTTAGTCCCAAAAGGTGACACATCACAAAGGAAGTCAAAGTTAATGACATCAACTCTTGCACCAAG AGCACTGATCCAGGAGGTGCAAGACCTCTATCTGGCTGCTGCCAATCAGCGGCCAAGTGAGAACATCGATGCGGACGTGCAGTGTGGCCTTGGTGTACTCTTTAACCTGACAGGCGAGTACGACAAGGCCCTCGACTGCTTCCAGGCAGCCTTGAGCGTCCGGCCGAAG GATGCTAAGTTATGGAACAAGATTGGAGCCACACTTGCCAATAGTGAACGCTCCGAGGAAGCAATAGAAGCTTACCGTAATGCTCTTGAAATTTCTCCTGGCTTTATAAGGTGCCGCTACAATCTGGGGATTTCATGCATCAATCTCGGTGCTCACAG AGAGGCCATGGAGCACTTCCTGGAGGCCCTGAACATGCAGGCAGCTGGTCGAGGGCCCGGAGGGGAGGGCTCCACGCGAGCTGTGTCTGACAATATCTGGTCCACCCTGAGGGTCTGTCTGTCGTCCCTAGGAGCAACACACCTCATGGATGCTGTTAGTAAGAG AGACTTAACTCGACTGAATGCCGAATACAACATGGGCACGTCGAGCTga